A window of Argopecten irradians isolate NY chromosome 1, Ai_NY, whole genome shotgun sequence contains these coding sequences:
- the LOC138306002 gene encoding protein AMN1 homolog isoform X1 encodes MAAFCIYGKVRTLLDGCVQCLVCNLSTSLDGIEMLPDNLKDKCLYLMSKRGLVSDTNISKVLHQKLKVLDLSECEVSDVGLQHLLKCPQLKKLDLNSAKLSRSNISSQGIINVAHTSTQLQTVYLRRCINLTDTAVITLSTSCPHLRLLNIGGCHLLTDQSLQALGQNSHFLKSVNFSKTNVTDNGVIALVSGSCSKTLKEVHMDGCINLTDEAVEGVLQFCPQISILLFHGCPKITEQSRQALEDLTMERAAPMKQVTWTIY; translated from the exons ATGGCGGCATTTTGCATTTATGGCAAAGTCAGAACATTGTTAGATGG CTGTGTGCAGTGCCTGGTGTGTAACCTGTCAACTTCATTAGATGGGATAGAGATGCTGCCCGATAACCTTAAGGACAAATGTCTTTATTTAATGTCAAAACGAGGCCTTGTTTCAGatacaaacatatcaaag GTTTTACATCAAAAGCTCAAAGTATTGGATCTTAGTGAATGTGAAGTTTCCGATGTAGGATTACAGCATCTCTTAAAGTGTCCACAGCTTAAAAAGTTAGATCTCAACTCAGCAAAACTGTCTCGCAGTAACATATCATCACAGG GTATAATAAATGTGGCCCACACCTCTACACAGCTGCAAACAGTCTACCTCAGGAGATGTATCAATCTTACAGACACTGCAGTTATCACTCTATCTACTTCCTGTCCACATCTACGACTCCTCAACATTGGGGGATGTCATCTACTCACGGATCAATCACTACAGGCCTTAGGACAAAACTCACACTTTCTCAAAAGTGTCAACTTCTCGAAAACAAAT GTAACAGACAATGGTGTGATTGCACTGGTATCAGGAAGCTGTTCCAAAACATTGAAG GAGGTCCACATGGATGGTTGTATAAACCTGACAGATGAAGCTGTGGAAGGGGTGTTACAGTTCTGTCCACAGATCTCCATCCTTCTGTTTCATGGCTGTCCAAAAATTACAG